The Deinococcus sp. Marseille-Q6407 genome has a window encoding:
- a CDS encoding SIS domain-containing protein codes for MSLHSLLLALPGSYSGPVQLQSGPYGVVGTGEGTLAALLAEPLIAASLSTSGTQFVLSSPDSAPLALEYTALAEAAGAQVRRVATGGDAEHIDTLIPAGVTAAYHGAQYLAYASGHADEAQEADRLLATLAQSCAGEETESNPARELAWRLHGRTPLLLADEGAEGLVLAWQHLLARTGKSYSVPVLGDPLPVLSGMFEAQHEQGDGKVGLLLGDLSPRLDLGREIMESRVDEVIHLPFPDHNTDSDYAPGLALWYLGAWTALYLAEIGGQSPEDSPVLRRAQAELSGESAEE; via the coding sequence ATGAGTCTTCATTCTTTACTGCTGGCCCTGCCGGGCAGCTACAGCGGGCCAGTGCAGCTACAAAGCGGGCCTTACGGCGTTGTGGGTACCGGCGAAGGCACCCTGGCCGCCCTGCTGGCCGAACCCCTGATTGCCGCGTCGCTGAGCACCAGCGGCACCCAGTTCGTGCTGAGCAGCCCCGACAGTGCGCCGCTGGCCCTGGAATACACTGCCCTGGCCGAAGCGGCGGGCGCGCAGGTGCGCCGGGTTGCCACCGGCGGCGACGCCGAACACATCGACACCCTGATTCCGGCCGGCGTGACGGCTGCCTATCACGGGGCACAGTATCTGGCCTACGCCAGCGGCCACGCCGATGAGGCGCAGGAAGCCGACCGGCTGCTGGCCACACTGGCGCAAAGCTGCGCGGGCGAGGAAACTGAGAGCAACCCCGCCCGCGAGCTGGCCTGGCGCCTGCACGGCCGCACGCCGCTGCTGCTGGCAGACGAAGGCGCCGAAGGATTGGTGCTGGCCTGGCAACACCTGCTGGCCCGGACCGGCAAAAGCTACAGCGTGCCGGTGCTGGGCGATCCCCTACCGGTGCTGAGCGGCATGTTCGAGGCGCAGCACGAGCAGGGCGACGGCAAGGTGGGGCTGCTGCTGGGCGACCTCAGCCCGCGGCTGGACCTGGGGCGCGAGATCATGGAAAGCCGGGTGGACGAGGTGATTCACCTGCCTTTCCCCGACCACAACACCGACAGCGACTATGCGCCGGGCCTGGCACTGTGGTATCTGGGCGCCTGGACTGCACTGTATCTGGCTGAAATCGGCGGGCAGTCGCCGGAAGACAGCCCGGTGCTGCGCCGCGCCCAGGCCGAACTGAGCGGCGAGAGCGCCGAAGAATAA
- the recJ gene encoding single-stranded-DNA-specific exonuclease RecJ yields MSRYGLSAPAAQWVYGRGLRPELLTPEHRLTPNPGLREAARRIAAAIRAGKRLRIHGDYDADGVTATAILVLGLRALDADVHGFIPHRLNEGYGIHPSKLDEHAQSCDLLVTVDCGVSNHAEVAGLLERGIDVIVTDHHAPPPTFPDCLVVHPELTAGYDPAQHNLTGAGVAYHLLWALYQELGLPEPRPLSALATLGTIADVAPLTGENRALVGAGLAELPATEIVGLRALLDLSGVKAPSARDVAFMLAPRINAAGRMGEADRALELLTTASPQQAAALAQLLEVSNAERRELQDRMYRQALDLVDPGEKALLVTHPDWHPGVMGIVASKLLEKFYRPVYIVAQGKGSVRSTPGISAVGGLRYSHDLLLKYGGHPGAAGFSLDEANLPQLRGRLQDYAAQFPAPVPQVTLDAPLPASYAGLDLWQELQAFEPYGEGLRPPLWHLRTPLSGARLVGRNHDTLQFQAAGLRGVKFREQEAATGPRDLAVRLRRSDFRGRTSAEWEAEELRPPQALQLAPLPVPVGLEVSADMTGTEARLAVRRTPDRVLARLRTRGSGVAVYAEGALLTSLQAQLPGLHYLQPDDAAPELPLVLFGLPPAATLERWLGARPAGAAPATFAWGRATLATLDADPSGAEGYHRFQWAHAYLTLDDAGWDHAVRALSGLELSRPAAPEPLAAAGDD; encoded by the coding sequence ATGAGCCGCTACGGTCTGTCGGCGCCGGCGGCGCAGTGGGTGTATGGCCGTGGTCTGCGCCCCGAGCTGCTGACACCGGAACACCGCCTCACGCCCAACCCCGGTCTGCGCGAGGCGGCGCGGCGGATAGCAGCGGCCATCCGCGCCGGCAAACGCCTGCGGATTCACGGCGACTACGACGCCGACGGCGTGACGGCCACCGCCATTCTGGTGCTGGGCCTGCGGGCGCTGGACGCCGATGTCCACGGCTTTATTCCCCACCGGCTGAATGAGGGCTACGGCATTCACCCTTCCAAACTGGACGAGCACGCCCAGAGCTGTGACCTGCTGGTCACGGTGGACTGCGGCGTTTCCAACCACGCGGAAGTGGCCGGGCTGCTGGAACGTGGCATAGACGTTATCGTGACCGACCACCACGCGCCGCCCCCCACTTTTCCCGACTGCCTGGTGGTGCATCCTGAGCTGACGGCCGGGTACGACCCGGCGCAGCACAACCTGACCGGGGCGGGGGTGGCTTATCACCTGCTCTGGGCGCTGTATCAGGAACTGGGCCTGCCCGAGCCGCGCCCGCTGAGCGCCCTGGCGACCCTGGGCACCATCGCGGACGTGGCCCCGCTGACCGGCGAGAACCGCGCCCTGGTGGGCGCCGGCCTGGCCGAATTGCCCGCGACCGAAATTGTGGGTCTGCGGGCGCTGCTGGACCTGAGTGGGGTCAAGGCACCTTCGGCCCGCGACGTGGCCTTCATGCTGGCCCCCCGCATCAACGCGGCCGGGCGGATGGGCGAGGCCGACCGGGCGCTGGAACTGCTGACCACCGCCAGCCCGCAGCAGGCGGCGGCACTGGCGCAGCTGCTGGAAGTCAGCAACGCCGAGCGCCGCGAGTTGCAGGACCGGATGTACCGTCAGGCACTGGACTTGGTGGACCCAGGCGAAAAAGCGCTGCTGGTCACCCACCCGGACTGGCACCCCGGCGTGATGGGCATCGTGGCCAGCAAGCTGCTGGAAAAGTTCTACCGGCCGGTCTATATCGTGGCGCAGGGTAAAGGTTCGGTGCGCTCCACTCCTGGCATCAGCGCGGTGGGGGGGCTGCGCTACAGCCACGACCTGCTGCTGAAATACGGCGGGCACCCCGGCGCGGCCGGCTTCTCGCTGGACGAGGCCAATCTGCCGCAGCTGCGCGGCCGCCTGCAGGACTACGCCGCTCAGTTTCCGGCGCCGGTGCCGCAGGTCACGCTGGACGCGCCGCTGCCGGCCTCCTACGCCGGGCTGGACCTCTGGCAGGAATTGCAGGCGTTCGAGCCTTATGGTGAGGGGCTGCGGCCCCCGCTGTGGCACCTGCGCACGCCGCTGAGTGGGGCGCGGCTGGTGGGCCGCAACCACGACACCCTGCAGTTTCAGGCGGCCGGCCTGCGCGGGGTCAAGTTCCGCGAGCAGGAGGCCGCGACCGGCCCCCGTGACCTGGCGGTGCGGCTGCGGCGCTCGGACTTCCGGGGCCGCACCAGCGCCGAGTGGGAAGCCGAGGAGCTGCGCCCTCCGCAGGCGTTGCAGCTGGCGCCGCTGCCTGTGCCTGTCGGACTGGAGGTGTCGGCTGACATGACAGGCACTGAAGCCAGGCTGGCGGTACGCCGCACGCCGGACCGGGTGCTGGCCCGCCTGCGTACCCGTGGCAGCGGCGTGGCTGTCTATGCGGAGGGGGCGCTCCTGACTTCGCTGCAAGCCCAGTTGCCCGGGCTGCATTACCTGCAGCCGGACGACGCCGCGCCGGAGCTGCCGCTGGTGCTGTTCGGCCTGCCGCCGGCCGCGACGCTGGAGCGTTGGCTGGGGGCCCGCCCGGCCGGAGCCGCCCCGGCGACGTTTGCCTGGGGCCGCGCCACCCTGGCCACGCTGGACGCTGATCCCAGCGGCGCCGAAGGCTACCACCGCTTTCAGTGGGCCCACGCTTACCTCACGCTGGACGATGCCGGCTGGGACCATGCCGTGCGTGCTCTGAGCGGCCTGGAGCTGTCTCGGCCGGCCGCGCCGGAACCCCTGGCAGCGGCCGGAGACGACTGA
- a CDS encoding segregation/condensation protein A, which translates to MEYQVRLARPGAEPFTGSLSDLAAALRGSELSPQQVPLLALTNAVLAWLKAHPAWQGTHPPAEVLPPLAAVIALKARLLLPPAAESGGWDDLDGEPDDWADDSDIAGGVEALAELDRAVRFLSQRRAQRSGLIPAPVPRPALELPRRQRPPRQGQNLRQLLDAARAAVREVEVPLLARERLSLKGALAALLAFGRQLGHFSFSGITAQDWGEHTTYFAALLEAVKTGDLRAEQTEPYGEIQIAQGPAAGDGSAEAKRPDSIV; encoded by the coding sequence ATGGAATATCAGGTCCGGCTGGCACGACCCGGCGCTGAACCGTTCACCGGCAGCCTGAGTGATCTGGCCGCAGCCTTACGAGGCAGTGAACTGAGCCCGCAGCAAGTGCCGCTGCTGGCACTGACCAACGCGGTCCTGGCCTGGCTGAAAGCCCACCCGGCCTGGCAGGGCACGCATCCTCCGGCGGAAGTTTTGCCGCCGTTGGCCGCGGTCATCGCCCTGAAGGCCCGGCTGCTGCTGCCGCCCGCCGCTGAATCAGGCGGCTGGGATGACCTGGACGGCGAGCCGGACGACTGGGCCGACGATTCGGACATCGCCGGCGGGGTTGAGGCCCTGGCCGAACTGGACCGGGCAGTGCGGTTTCTCAGTCAGCGGCGCGCGCAGCGCAGCGGGCTGATCCCGGCGCCGGTGCCCCGGCCAGCGCTGGAGCTGCCCCGCCGGCAGCGCCCTCCCCGCCAGGGCCAGAACCTGCGCCAGCTGCTGGACGCGGCCCGCGCCGCCGTGCGCGAGGTCGAGGTGCCGCTGCTGGCCCGCGAACGCCTCAGCCTGAAAGGGGCGCTGGCCGCTCTGCTGGCTTTTGGGCGGCAGCTGGGCCATTTCAGCTTCAGCGGCATTACTGCGCAGGACTGGGGCGAACACACCACCTATTTTGCAGCGCTGCTGGAAGCGGTCAAGACCGGTGACCTACGAGCCGAGCAGACCGAGCCCTACGGTGAGATTCAGATCGCGCAGGGGCCGGCAGCTGGGGACGGGTCAGCCGAGGCAAAGCGCCCCGACTCCATCGTCTGA
- a CDS encoding phosphotransferase family protein, which produces MTNGPTTRLPELTARYGPLSSMGTGMQSRVYATADGEAVIKVYRSGVGKAEREAANLHRAGLGHWVLDTLFADGAEALVMRRFEGKRVTAATLPAALPQLKVQLTRLHAIQQGEVDVSRVEGRLRKFRRVLASQGLDDIFAAVEGPLQAGEFQQPASFCHLDLWQDNILIDPGGEVMLIDWTNADWDDPLRDLALLKTGTLDLLGADESLAAVLRLLPDRTPATLRRLRAYLALTYLHDLYWLMMNEPYEFAAERGKKVPRARHVLASLPATG; this is translated from the coding sequence GTGACCAACGGCCCCACCACCCGCCTGCCCGAACTCACCGCCAGGTACGGGCCGCTGAGCAGCATGGGCACGGGCATGCAGAGCCGGGTGTACGCCACCGCCGACGGCGAGGCAGTGATCAAGGTGTACCGCAGCGGGGTGGGCAAGGCCGAGCGCGAGGCCGCCAATTTGCACCGCGCCGGACTGGGCCACTGGGTGCTGGACACCCTCTTTGCCGACGGCGCCGAAGCCCTGGTGATGCGCCGGTTCGAGGGCAAGCGGGTCACGGCTGCAACGTTGCCGGCTGCCCTGCCCCAGCTGAAAGTGCAGCTGACCCGTCTGCACGCCATTCAGCAGGGCGAGGTGGATGTCTCGCGGGTGGAAGGCCGCCTCAGGAAATTCCGCCGGGTGCTGGCTTCGCAGGGCCTGGACGACATCTTCGCGGCGGTGGAAGGCCCGCTGCAGGCCGGCGAATTCCAGCAGCCGGCGTCGTTTTGCCACCTCGATCTCTGGCAGGACAACATCCTGATCGATCCGGGCGGCGAGGTGATGCTGATCGACTGGACCAATGCCGACTGGGACGACCCGCTGCGCGATTTGGCGCTGCTCAAGACCGGCACGCTGGACCTCTTGGGCGCTGACGAGAGCCTGGCCGCGGTGCTGCGGCTGCTGCCGGACCGCACCCCGGCCACCCTGCGGCGGCTGCGGGCCTATCTGGCGCTCACCTACCTGCACGACCTCTACTGGCTGATGATGAACGAGCCGTACGAGTTCGCCGCCGAGCGCGGCAAGAAAGTGCCGCGGGCCCGGCACGTGCTGGCCAGCCTGCCGGCCACCGGCTGA
- a CDS encoding GNAT family N-acetyltransferase, whose product MPLTDVPLSAVNLRPRLDARDPAVLGLLALAAFPDPARLERTCQRYAEEGWLLLGLEEGGKLLGLIGLAVSETGEGPVTILHIAVTAGDQRRGLGRRLLTLAQAHAPARELTSETDAAAVGFYRACGFRVRSLGEKYPGVERFGCTRAASTAGSDPECEM is encoded by the coding sequence GTGCCCCTTACTGATGTGCCCCTCAGCGCCGTGAACCTGCGCCCCCGCCTGGACGCCCGCGACCCGGCCGTGCTGGGCCTGCTGGCCCTGGCGGCCTTCCCGGACCCGGCCCGGTTGGAGCGTACTTGCCAGCGCTACGCCGAAGAAGGCTGGCTGCTGCTGGGCCTAGAAGAAGGCGGAAAGCTGCTGGGGTTGATTGGGCTGGCAGTGTCGGAAACTGGAGAAGGGCCGGTCACCATCCTGCACATCGCGGTAACAGCCGGCGACCAGCGGCGAGGCCTGGGCCGGCGGTTGCTGACGCTGGCGCAGGCCCACGCGCCTGCACGTGAACTGACCTCCGAAACCGACGCCGCAGCCGTGGGGTTTTACCGGGCCTGCGGGTTCCGGGTCCGGTCGCTGGGCGAGAAGTATCCTGGTGTGGAGCGCTTCGGCTGCACCCGGGCTGCCAGTACTGCCGGGTCAGACCCCGAATGCGAAATGTGA
- a CDS encoding PRC-barrel domain-containing protein — MIKGKELLGRHVVDLSTGERVDSVRDIVFDHGANLVLGLVVDGGGTWLRRHDRLIPFSAVYSVGEDAVMITSAQDTASEEEQARMKELMASDVNLVGMSLLTSHGEDLGKISDVIFDEYSGRVTGYEVSGGLFGGAAGGGSSYVPAPESVQIGKDVAIVPASVAEELRRTGGQWPSEAPQEAHPYGSDHNTEELAEEAALRQREYAVGRIAGTSIVLPDGTVVAEKGEPITEEQAIRAERSGRLMVLVSTSLSPEEAEAAALPEQTVQEGEAPQNLEPLQDMPLQVETAATEAVFAAAPAAEASDAAASDGLAPQSLAPQFLAPSDLVGRRVREDVLDGGGNLIAAQGQIITPAVLTRAEEQGALEQLQRHLRGTESAAEPVDLGEYERRSAEPARPQPHAAPTEAHEPAETMQLEATPVEPVVVESAPLDTALVDTAPAHPEPLLIPDQEGRLSPLGSNSVESTENPRPMRAREEQVAHLSEPLPGQEPGLLEKAGRWLSDRREELLHGPEERELVQVHEQWGAPLETAEPPVPEHSADTVTAPNIAVTPAQADDALIFSGPAPEVQEQPDLSSAPAAPAAMSLSAGGPAGTPAPARPAADPLQPAGAMPELTESPAELQAELAHPAPALQHTPQPPLDPARLAADPLQPRGAEPGPGIATDSAAAAQPEDHQPTELLPLNSPSSESFDQAIEHIISEAYGWPVSRAIRAESGEEVLPEGGRVTPAVVAEARRLGVLRELLSAVERGQ; from the coding sequence ATGATCAAAGGCAAAGAACTGCTGGGCAGGCACGTCGTGGACCTGAGCACCGGCGAGCGGGTAGACAGCGTGCGGGACATTGTGTTCGACCATGGAGCCAATCTGGTGCTGGGCCTGGTGGTAGACGGCGGCGGCACCTGGCTGCGGCGGCACGACCGCCTGATTCCCTTCTCGGCGGTGTATTCGGTGGGCGAAGACGCCGTGATGATCACCTCGGCGCAGGACACCGCCAGCGAGGAAGAACAGGCCCGCATGAAGGAGCTGATGGCTTCGGACGTGAATCTGGTGGGCATGTCGCTGCTGACCTCGCACGGCGAGGACCTGGGCAAGATCAGCGACGTGATTTTTGACGAGTACAGCGGCCGCGTCACCGGCTATGAGGTGTCCGGCGGGCTCTTTGGCGGTGCGGCCGGCGGCGGCAGTTCCTATGTGCCGGCGCCCGAAAGCGTGCAGATCGGCAAGGACGTGGCCATCGTGCCGGCCAGCGTGGCCGAGGAACTGCGCCGCACCGGCGGGCAGTGGCCCAGCGAGGCGCCGCAGGAAGCGCACCCCTACGGCAGCGACCACAACACCGAGGAACTGGCCGAGGAAGCGGCGCTGCGGCAGCGGGAATACGCGGTGGGCCGGATTGCCGGCACCAGCATTGTCCTGCCCGACGGCACCGTGGTGGCCGAGAAAGGCGAGCCCATCACCGAGGAGCAGGCCATCCGCGCCGAGCGCTCCGGCCGGCTGATGGTACTGGTCAGCACGTCGCTGAGCCCCGAAGAAGCTGAAGCGGCGGCCCTGCCAGAGCAGACAGTTCAGGAGGGGGAAGCACCTCAAAACCTGGAGCCCCTTCAGGACATGCCACTGCAAGTGGAAACTGCCGCCACAGAAGCAGTCTTTGCAGCGGCTCCTGCGGCAGAAGCGAGCGATGCGGCCGCTTCAGACGGCCTGGCTCCTCAGTCTCTGGCTCCTCAATTTCTGGCACCCAGCGATCTGGTGGGCCGCCGGGTCCGGGAAGACGTGCTGGACGGAGGCGGCAACCTGATCGCCGCGCAGGGGCAGATCATCACCCCGGCCGTGCTGACCCGCGCCGAAGAACAGGGCGCGCTGGAACAGCTGCAACGCCACCTGCGCGGCACCGAATCGGCCGCCGAGCCGGTGGACCTGGGCGAATACGAACGCCGCAGCGCCGAGCCGGCGCGGCCACAGCCACACGCTGCCCCAACCGAGGCGCATGAACCGGCAGAAACCATGCAGCTGGAAGCCACACCCGTAGAACCTGTCGTGGTTGAAAGTGCGCCGCTGGACACGGCACTAGTAGACACGGCGCCGGCACACCCGGAACCTCTGCTGATTCCCGACCAGGAAGGGCGCCTCAGCCCATTGGGCAGCAATTCTGTTGAGAGCACAGAGAATCCCCGGCCGATGCGTGCCCGTGAGGAGCAGGTGGCCCACCTCAGCGAACCGCTGCCAGGTCAGGAGCCGGGGCTGCTAGAAAAAGCCGGCCGCTGGCTGAGCGACCGCCGCGAGGAGCTGCTGCACGGCCCCGAAGAACGCGAGCTGGTGCAGGTACATGAGCAGTGGGGTGCTCCCCTTGAGACAGCCGAGCCGCCGGTGCCGGAGCACTCTGCCGATACAGTGACGGCACCGAACATCGCCGTAACCCCAGCCCAAGCGGACGACGCGCTGATCTTCAGCGGTCCCGCGCCGGAGGTTCAGGAGCAGCCGGACCTGTCCAGTGCGCCAGCGGCGCCGGCAGCTATGTCCCTCTCCGCAGGGGGGCCAGCCGGTACACCGGCCCCGGCCCGGCCCGCAGCTGACCCGCTGCAACCGGCCGGTGCCATGCCCGAGCTGACCGAAAGCCCCGCCGAGCTGCAAGCGGAACTGGCCCACCCTGCCCCGGCGCTGCAGCACACGCCGCAGCCCCCGCTGGACCCGGCCCGGCTGGCCGCCGACCCGTTGCAACCCCGCGGCGCAGAACCCGGCCCAGGTATCGCTACGGATTCGGCCGCAGCGGCCCAGCCGGAAGACCACCAGCCCACTGAGCTGCTGCCGCTGAACAGCCCCAGCAGCGAGTCGTTCGATCAGGCAATCGAGCACATCATCAGCGAGGCTTACGGCTGGCCGGTCTCGCGGGCCATCCGGGCCGAAAGCGGTGAAGAGGTGCTGCCGGAAGGCGGCCGCGTCACTCCGGCCGTGGTGGCCGAGGCCCGCCGCCTGGGCGTGCTGCGAGAACTGCTCAGTGCAGTGGAACGCGGACAGTAA
- the guaA gene encoding glutamine-hydrolyzing GMP synthase, with protein MTEPSQPTQPSIVILDFGSQYTRLIARRFRELNAYSVILPGSAPLERILQENPRGIILSGGPSSVYDEQAPRPAPGVLELDVPVLGVCYGMQFLAQQAGGDVKRAGKREYGKASLTEYGGELFRGIEGEFVAWMSHSDSVTQLPAGYQVVARTEDTPVTAIENSETKRYGVQFHPEVVHTPKGGQLLANFLDICGIQRDWTAEHIIDELVADVQAQVGEDGRVLLGISGGVDSSTLSLLLARAVGERLTAVFIDHGLLRLGEREQVEAALRPLGVNLITVDAREEFMRHLEGVSDPEQKRKIIGREFIRAFEREARDHGPFDFLAQGTLYPDVIESAGGEGAANIKSHHNVGGLPDDLQFKLVEPFRTLFKDEVREIAGLLGLPDEVRMRHPFPGPGLAIRCLGAITEDKLDILRRVDDIFISGLREFDLYDDCSQALAVLTPIQSVGVMGDERTYSYTVALRAVTTGDFMTAEWARLPYDFLATMSNRIVNQVHEVNRVVYDITGKPPATIEWE; from the coding sequence ATGACTGAGCCTTCACAGCCCACCCAGCCAAGCATCGTCATTCTCGACTTCGGCAGTCAGTACACCCGGCTGATTGCCCGGCGCTTCCGCGAGCTGAACGCCTACTCGGTGATTTTGCCCGGCAGCGCGCCGCTGGAGCGGATTTTGCAGGAAAATCCCCGCGGCATCATTCTTTCGGGCGGCCCCAGCAGCGTGTACGACGAACAGGCCCCCCGCCCCGCGCCGGGCGTACTGGAGCTGGACGTGCCGGTACTGGGCGTCTGCTACGGCATGCAGTTTCTGGCGCAGCAGGCCGGCGGCGATGTAAAGCGGGCCGGCAAGCGCGAATACGGCAAGGCCAGCCTGACCGAATACGGCGGCGAGCTGTTCCGGGGCATCGAGGGCGAGTTCGTGGCCTGGATGAGCCACTCGGACTCGGTAACCCAGCTGCCGGCCGGCTATCAGGTGGTGGCCCGCACCGAGGACACCCCGGTGACCGCCATCGAGAACAGCGAAACGAAACGCTACGGCGTGCAGTTCCACCCGGAAGTGGTGCACACCCCCAAGGGCGGGCAACTGCTGGCCAATTTCCTGGACATCTGCGGTATTCAGCGCGACTGGACGGCCGAGCACATCATCGACGAACTGGTGGCAGACGTGCAGGCCCAGGTGGGCGAGGACGGCCGGGTGCTGCTGGGCATCAGCGGGGGCGTGGATTCCTCGACCCTGTCGCTGCTGCTGGCCCGCGCGGTGGGCGAGCGGCTGACCGCCGTCTTTATCGACCACGGCCTGCTGCGGCTGGGCGAGCGCGAACAGGTGGAAGCGGCGCTGCGGCCTCTGGGCGTGAACCTGATCACGGTGGACGCCCGCGAGGAATTCATGCGCCACTTAGAAGGCGTCAGCGATCCCGAGCAGAAACGCAAGATCATCGGCCGCGAGTTTATCCGGGCGTTCGAGCGTGAAGCCCGCGACCACGGCCCTTTCGATTTCCTGGCGCAGGGCACCCTCTATCCCGACGTGATCGAGTCGGCCGGCGGTGAGGGCGCGGCCAACATCAAGAGCCACCATAACGTGGGCGGTCTGCCCGACGACCTCCAGTTCAAGCTGGTGGAGCCTTTCCGCACCCTCTTCAAGGACGAGGTGCGCGAGATTGCCGGTCTGCTGGGCCTGCCCGACGAGGTCCGGATGCGCCACCCTTTCCCCGGCCCTGGTCTGGCGATTCGCTGCCTGGGTGCCATCACCGAGGACAAGCTGGACATCCTGCGGCGGGTGGACGACATCTTTATCAGTGGCCTGCGCGAGTTTGACCTGTACGACGACTGCTCGCAGGCGCTGGCGGTGTTGACCCCAATTCAGTCGGTAGGCGTGATGGGCGACGAGCGCACCTATTCCTACACGGTGGCCCTGCGTGCCGTGACCACCGGTGATTTCATGACCGCCGAGTGGGCCCGGCTGCCTTACGATTTCCTGGCCACCATGAGCAACCGCATCGTGAACCAGGTCCATGAGGTAAACCGTGTGGTGTACGACATCACCGGCAAGCCGCCCGCCACCATCGAGTGGGAATGA
- a CDS encoding peptidyl-prolyl cis-trans isomerase has product MNKKTAVNALLIVLSLLLVGGMALQFLPGDGAQNIMNSIRGEKGTPAIRVNGKAITAEKLKSIEQNNPSPFKAQGGVLQDDFRTFLISQVIRQEVMTQAAGDINVTRQDVDAEVTKVREDNKLTDNAAWTDALQRVGLSDSEYRQQVKEGLALQRQTEEIEKSAPAPTEDEMKTYYDLNPTLFQTEQRIKGREIVLDDQAQAQKVLAQARGGADFAELARKNSKEENAASGGALGALGEKGALQPVETVVLPDEVAKAVQSLPSPGLTEVVASGGRFYIVKVEELLPPQTKPYEQVKADVKTALEKSKKAAAVEQFMDQQLAAAKIEVVDPAWKYEDPTVAEVNGKKIPYSEVVGRVLQNQQLMMMVQGMNGGQLGDMVNGMLKPSVVEQLIREYAAPTIVQQEGVKVVGTRQDLVSGLIAYGGRDVKVSDQELRKAYEEGKAQFQVPGSAAVSEATFPSREQALAFRQDWQGGDFTKAATKAGGIVSERGTIHPDSDTLDPSVLQAIFEGKLRAVGDTSLTDIVQAKDGWKVVSVADLQPGRVLPFDEVRNTLETSLFNEKQGTKGEEFLSGKVAAFKPVNHLKEVLDAQKARVAAEAPATASGAATSGAATSETTSGAAASEAATTPAENESASGAQAAPAEGSAAATGQ; this is encoded by the coding sequence GTGAACAAGAAAACTGCCGTAAACGCCCTGCTGATCGTTCTGTCCCTGCTGCTGGTGGGCGGCATGGCCCTGCAGTTCCTGCCTGGCGACGGCGCCCAGAACATCATGAACTCTATTCGCGGTGAAAAGGGCACGCCGGCCATCCGGGTCAACGGCAAGGCCATCACCGCCGAGAAGCTCAAGAGCATTGAGCAGAACAACCCCTCGCCCTTCAAGGCACAGGGCGGCGTCTTGCAGGACGATTTCCGCACTTTTCTGATTTCGCAGGTGATCCGCCAGGAAGTGATGACCCAGGCCGCTGGGGACATCAACGTGACCCGGCAGGACGTAGACGCCGAAGTGACCAAGGTGCGTGAGGACAACAAGCTGACCGACAACGCCGCCTGGACCGACGCCCTGCAGCGGGTGGGCCTGAGCGACTCGGAATACCGCCAGCAGGTCAAAGAAGGCCTGGCTCTGCAGCGCCAGACCGAGGAAATCGAGAAATCGGCTCCCGCGCCTACCGAAGACGAGATGAAGACCTACTATGACCTGAACCCCACGCTGTTCCAGACCGAGCAGCGCATCAAGGGCCGGGAAATTGTGCTGGACGACCAGGCCCAGGCCCAGAAGGTGCTGGCCCAGGCGCGCGGCGGTGCCGACTTTGCCGAGCTGGCCCGCAAGAACAGCAAGGAAGAAAACGCGGCCAGCGGCGGCGCCCTGGGTGCCCTGGGCGAAAAGGGCGCGCTGCAACCAGTCGAAACGGTGGTGCTGCCCGACGAGGTGGCCAAGGCGGTGCAATCGCTGCCCTCGCCCGGCCTGACCGAAGTGGTTGCCAGCGGTGGCCGCTTTTATATCGTGAAGGTGGAAGAACTGCTGCCCCCCCAGACCAAGCCCTATGAACAGGTCAAGGCCGACGTGAAGACTGCCCTGGAAAAGAGCAAGAAGGCCGCCGCCGTCGAGCAGTTCATGGACCAGCAGCTGGCTGCCGCCAAGATTGAAGTGGTGGACCCGGCCTGGAAGTACGAAGATCCCACCGTGGCCGAGGTGAACGGCAAGAAGATTCCCTACTCGGAAGTGGTGGGCCGGGTGCTGCAAAACCAGCAGCTGATGATGATGGTGCAGGGCATGAACGGCGGCCAACTGGGTGACATGGTCAACGGCATGCTCAAGCCCTCGGTGGTGGAGCAGCTGATTCGCGAGTACGCCGCGCCGACCATCGTGCAGCAAGAAGGCGTCAAGGTGGTGGGCACCCGCCAGGACCTGGTCAGTGGACTGATCGCTTACGGCGGCCGCGACGTGAAAGTCAGCGACCAGGAACTGCGCAAGGCCTACGAGGAAGGCAAGGCCCAGTTCCAGGTGCCGGGCAGCGCCGCTGTCTCGGAAGCCACTTTCCCCAGCCGCGAACAGGCTCTGGCCTTCCGCCAGGACTGGCAGGGCGGTGACTTCACCAAGGCGGCCACCAAGGCGGGCGGCATCGTGTCGGAACGCGGCACCATTCACCCCGACAGCGACACCCTGGACCCCTCGGTCCTGCAGGCCATTTTCGAGGGCAAACTGCGCGCGGTGGGCGACACCAGCCTGACTGACATCGTGCAGGCCAAGGACGGCTGGAAGGTCGTCTCGGTGGCCGACCTGCAACCCGGCCGGGTGCTGCCGTTCGATGAGGTCCGCAACACGCTGGAAACCAGCCTCTTTAACGAGAAGCAGGGCACCAAGGGCGAGGAGTTCCTCTCGGGCAAGGTGGCGGCCTTCAAGCCGGTCAACCACCTCAAGGAAGTGCTGGATGCCCAGAAGGCCCGGGTGGCCGCAGAAGCGCCGGCCACTGCGTCGGGTGCAGCCACTTCAGGCGCCGCCACCTCGGAAACGACTTCGGGCGCTGCGGCCTCCGAAGCGGCCACCACGCCGGCTGAGAATGAGAGCGCCTCGGGTGCTCAGGCCGCTCCCGCCGAAGGCAGCGCTGCCGCGACGGGTCAGTAA